A window of the Chitinispirillales bacterium ANBcel5 genome harbors these coding sequences:
- the rdgB gene encoding RdgB/HAM1 family non-canonical purine NTP pyrophosphatase, which translates to MEIILATGNEGKVREFREMFSKLPVHLTSLKDHWDPVPAIDEYGLCFYENAKIKADWVFERTQGVWALADDSGLEVDALNGAPGVKSARFAGEKAMSKENNQKLLSLLEGIPDEKRTARFRCVLVLKIAQDQYLSAESTCEGQIAHEGTGEMGFGYDPVFIPEGSSVSLANYNSEKKHMISHRGKALKILKKVLYGYFGEE; encoded by the coding sequence ATGGAAATAATTTTAGCAACTGGAAATGAAGGCAAGGTGAGGGAGTTTAGGGAGATGTTTTCTAAACTCCCCGTTCATTTGACCTCTCTGAAAGATCATTGGGATCCGGTACCTGCAATTGATGAGTACGGATTGTGTTTTTATGAGAATGCCAAGATAAAAGCTGATTGGGTGTTTGAGAGAACTCAGGGGGTCTGGGCATTGGCGGATGATTCAGGGCTGGAAGTAGATGCTCTTAACGGTGCACCGGGAGTAAAAAGCGCACGGTTTGCAGGAGAAAAAGCAATGAGCAAAGAAAATAACCAAAAGTTACTTTCTTTGCTTGAAGGTATCCCTGATGAAAAGAGAACAGCGCGTTTCAGATGTGTTCTTGTGCTTAAAATAGCGCAGGATCAGTATCTGTCCGCAGAATCAACCTGTGAAGGCCAAATAGCACACGAAGGAACCGGTGAGATGGGATTTGGATATGATCCTGTTTTTATACCTGAAGGAAGTTCTGTATCTCTTGCAAATTACAATTCCGAAAAAAAACATATGATCAGTCACAGAGGTAAAGCCTTAAAAATCTTAAAAAAAGTGCTTTATGGATATTTTGGAGAAGAATGA
- a CDS encoding response regulator, producing MDILEKNEPEKQKVERILIVDDNHEIGHYIEDILIDEGYHTIVCRSGHQALEMLKKISVDVVLLDVVMPDVNGYVVAKKIKKSVKSKLFLPVILVTALDNISAKVTGLNYADDYITKPFSVEELLARIRSMLRIRTLQRDLLRSQGNYKCLYEYLPTLILTLDCNLKIIECNNLFSETVGISKVKILGKNMFDLITSNEKEKFNELIDDLNQTQITPKARVFEIKTAYKEKLYVELKAARFDTEEAHEVIVISMENITEKIELEKEKDLTRKQLYRSAKLAAIGNLASGVAHEVNNPLTAILGFSDSILERLKSNDYIQQSELMQYLEIINQETLRCRNTIDNLSRFARGGESVISEVSLCKSLESVLKLVLPRASRVGIKIKNTVISDILLHTDCNKFEQVLISVFSNCIDFCTQNTEVTISLEKLISNGIVKLKITDEGPGIHPDILPKIFDPFFTTKEVGRETGMGLAICHRMMEECNGRIDVFNDLATKGTCVVLELPVTQKST from the coding sequence ATGGATATTTTGGAGAAGAATGAACCCGAGAAGCAGAAGGTCGAACGTATACTTATTGTTGATGATAACCACGAAATCGGACATTATATAGAAGATATTCTCATCGACGAAGGTTATCATACAATTGTTTGCAGAAGTGGTCATCAAGCTCTTGAGATGCTCAAGAAAATATCGGTGGATGTCGTGTTGCTTGATGTGGTTATGCCAGATGTAAATGGGTACGTTGTCGCAAAAAAAATCAAAAAAAGCGTTAAGAGTAAACTTTTTCTTCCTGTAATTTTAGTTACTGCTTTAGATAACATCAGTGCTAAGGTCACGGGCTTGAATTATGCCGATGACTATATTACAAAACCATTTTCCGTTGAAGAGCTCCTGGCGCGCATACGCTCCATGCTTCGTATCAGAACACTTCAAAGAGATTTGCTACGCTCTCAGGGAAATTATAAGTGTCTGTATGAATACCTGCCTACTCTTATCCTTACACTTGATTGTAATCTGAAAATAATCGAATGTAATAATTTGTTTTCTGAAACTGTAGGTATTTCAAAAGTAAAAATACTAGGTAAAAATATGTTTGATCTAATTACCTCAAATGAGAAAGAAAAATTCAACGAACTTATTGATGATTTGAATCAAACTCAGATTACTCCTAAAGCCCGGGTTTTCGAAATTAAGACTGCATATAAAGAAAAGTTGTATGTTGAATTGAAAGCTGCACGCTTTGATACTGAAGAAGCACATGAAGTGATAGTGATTTCAATGGAAAATATTACTGAAAAAATTGAGCTTGAAAAAGAAAAGGACCTTACCAGAAAACAACTTTACCGTTCCGCAAAGCTTGCTGCCATCGGAAATCTTGCTTCTGGTGTTGCTCATGAAGTAAATAACCCTTTAACTGCTATACTTGGTTTCTCTGATTCTATTCTGGAACGGTTGAAATCCAATGATTACATTCAACAAAGCGAGTTAATGCAGTATCTTGAAATAATCAATCAGGAAACACTTCGGTGTAGAAATACCATAGATAATCTTTCCAGATTTGCAAGAGGAGGGGAAAGTGTCATTTCTGAGGTATCGCTTTGTAAAAGTCTGGAAAGTGTGCTTAAACTTGTACTCCCACGGGCATCACGGGTAGGAATAAAAATTAAAAATACTGTTATTTCTGATATACTCTTACATACTGATTGCAATAAATTTGAACAGGTACTTATAAGCGTCTTTTCTAATTGTATTGATTTTTGTACCCAGAACACTGAGGTAACCATTTCTCTTGAAAAACTTATATCAAATGGAATTGTTAAACTTAAAATTACAGATGAGGGGCCTGGTATTCATCCTGATATTTTACCTAAAATATTCGATCCGTTTTTTACAACAAAAGAAGTTGGGCGTGAAACGGGAATGGGGCTCGCAATTTGTCACAGAATGATGGAAGAGTGTAACGGAAGAATCGATGTGTTTAATGATTTGGCAACTAAGGGAACCTGTGTGGTGCTGGAACTACCGGTGACACAGAAGAGTACGTAG